DNA from Pelobacter propionicus DSM 2379:
GGAGTATATCCGGACCATGCCGGCACAACCGTTCCCGCGTGCAGCCATGTCGGTCGGCGAACAGTCGATGACCGCCCCGCCGGTTGTCCCCTGGGATTGCACGTTCAGCACGCACTGATAGTCCGGCGCGGGACTGACGTCGCAGAAGAACCGGAAGAACAGCCTGCTGACGCGCGGTTTTTTCCCGGGAGGCAGGTTGGGGCTGTACAGCAGCCTGAGGCGCAGATCCGACCAGAGCGGCGGCATGGCGATTTTCTGCTTGATCTTCTCCGCGCCGCTGCCGAGAACCAGGTTCAGGATATCCTGGGAGGCGACGCTCGGCGCGCTTGCCTGGATCTCTCCCGTCGCCATTTTGGTCCATGACCAGGAAAGCGGCTCATCGCTGTAGACCGAATAGAGGTTCTCTCCCTTTCTGATGGTGCCGGAGCGCGCGGGTTGCAGGGAAATGACGACATTGTGGGTTTCCGGGAGGTGCGGGGCTGATGGATCGAATTCCAGTGCCGTGAGGCTGATCCCGTTCAGGCGAGATAGCTGACAGTCGGGCAGGACCAGTCCGAACCTGAGCGGGTCGAGCATGATCTCGCCGTCGGCGTTCAGCGCATTCAGTATCTCCGGGGTTTGGTCCTGGCTGAGGCCCATCTGGAGGGTTATGGTCTTTTCGTTGAAACAGAAATCCTGCAGCAGGCTGGTGCGCACCGTATCGATATTCTTCTGATAGAGCGGTGCGAGCGCCTCTACCTGCTGATTCAGCGAAGCGGCGTCGAACCCGGCTTCGGGCTTCACCAGATCGTTGATCTTGTCGGTCACCTCGCACAGCTTCCAGTCAACATCGATGGGTTTGAGAACGGTTGTCTCATAGGAACGCACCATCAGGTAGAGATAGCGGAGCAGGGTCATCCGCGACCGTTGCCCCATCTGGCGTACAAAACCGTCGGCAGCCGGGTCCAGTTTGCCGATCTCCCTGGCCCGTTCCTGCTGCATGCTGAAGATTGCGGCCGAATTCGAAGAGATGCGGCCATACCCCTCGCCCAGGGACTGGAATGCGTCCTGCAAGTCTCCGAGCAGGTCGGCCTTCCGTGTGTTGAGGGCGCGGATCTTCTTGACCATGTCGTTCCATTCCGTGCTCTCCGATTCCAGCCGCTGGAGTTCCGCCTCCACTTCCGATTTCGGAACCTGCAACGCCTTGACCGCCTGGGAGACCTGGGAAAGGGCTGGTCCCAGGCCGTCCCCGACTTTTGCCCAGGCCGACGATTTTTCCTTGGCCCCCTTGGCGTCCTTGGCGGGAGCCTCCCCCTTCTCCTTGCCGGCCTTTGCTCCCGCGTCCTTGGCTTTTTTTGCAGCCTCCCGCGCCTTGGTCAGAACATCCGCCATTTTGGAAATGGTGTCGGGTGCTTTTGATTCGTCTCCCCCCACGAAATCACTTGCCACGCCGGCCAGTGAGCCGATGGTTCCCAGGACCGGTTGCCCCACTGGTATGACCTGGCAGATTGCGGCGGCTATCCTGATGGAGAACTTGATCTGGGCCTGCATCTGAAGGTTGTTCTGTGCCTTGCTCAACAGGTTGTTGCGCAGGGTCTCCAGTTGGTTGCCCAGTGAATTCAGCTCCTGTTCGAGGGAATCCATGCGCTTCGTGGTCTCGCTGATCCTGGTCTCCGATGTGACCACCAGATCGGCCGCCCCCTTGGTGTCGTCGTTCAGGGTAACGACGGCTTCTCCCAGGGCATGGGCCGTTTCCTTTGCCTCGCGCTCCCTGGCGCCGATCCAGGAGACGAGGAGGAGCGTGCGTAGCGCTCGTCGCGTCTCTTCCTCGTACAGTTTGATCGAGCCCTGCAACGACAGCAGGGGCGTATAGCCCGCGGCGTTGCCGAAATAATCGAGATGGCCGCGCAACCGCTGCTGCATGGATGCGACCTCGCTCTGGGCGGAGTTCCAGTACGCCAGGGAATCGTCATTCCAGGCGAGGTTACGGGGCATCGGACTGCCCAGCGCTTCCTCGTAGACCGCCAGGAGGCGCTCCGCTTCCTCGCGCTCCCCGGCCAGAAACAGGTCGCGGATATATTCAAGCGCTTTCTGGACGCCCAGCGGATGCAGCCAGGCATTGGGCGCGGCCGAGATTTCGGTTTGCGGTGACTCCCCGGTCAATCGGGCCGCCGCCGCTGCACTGGCGTTGGCACCCTGTTTCGTCGTATTCGTGGCAGTACTGTTCTTTTCAGTACTGGCATTGTCGGTGCCGAACAGGTTTTCCCAGAGCTTCACTTTATATTTGGCGCATGAGGTCGGGATGCCTGCCCGTCCTCCCCGGTAGTCACGTTCCTTGGCGCCGGCCTTTCCGCCGGCGGTAGTGAAACGGGTCGCCAGATTCGCCTGGTTTGTACAGAGGCCGCCGCCGTTTCCACCGTTTCCCGGAATACCGGGGGCCAGGGCATCGCTCCCGTTGGTGGGGAACGAGTCCTCTCCCAGTTTGCCGCTGGCGACCTGGGAAAGCGCCCAGCGCCATTCGTAATCGATGAATACCGCCACGGGATCGAAACTGACGGTGGCTTTGCTCGTCGATATCCCGGAGTCGCTAATCTTGAACGGGACGCTGGAATAGCTGGCCATGTCCTTGCCCGCCTCGCCGTCAAGGCCGGCGCCCGGATCCTGCCCCTGTCCGCCCAGGGCGATCAGACGCGGCCGCGAATCATTGTCGGGCTCGATCATGGCCGCGAACACACGGAACGATCCCGCGTTCCGCCCGTGCGCCCCGTTCTCGCCATTGCTGGATGTGGACCGCTCGGCGTTTTTGGCCTTGTCGACCGCCCAGGGAAGCGGCGAGGTATTGATTGCCGCGTCCGGCGTCGCCCAGATAACCCGGCGGGCAAAGATGGCCACGTCGGCCTCGGGCAGCGAAAATTCGCCATGCACCTCAAGGGTGTCGCAGGAGATCAGCAGCGAGCGCGTCGCCATCTTCGGATTTTTCGGGTCAAGTCGTTGCGTTCCCCGGTCAATGTGAAGCGCTTCCCACAGCCCGTTCGGATCTCCCTTTGCCAGCGTCAGGTGCGCGCCGACCAGGGTATGGTTTTCCGAGCCGTCCGCATTCCGGGTGGTGAATCTGGTGCTGTACAGCGAGCTTGTTGCCGGTGTCTTTTTCGGGTGGGACTCGAGGAATGTGCTTTGTGGGCTTACGTTGGAAAGATCAATGAAATCTGAATGTTCCATGTATCATGCCTCCTTGGGGCGGCGAAAGATGATGCGGCTTTGGTGGTCGTGCTCTTCGGCGTGTCACTTCCTGTTCACGCAGCTTTCCCGTGCCGTCTGATACCCGATACTCCTGAATCCGGCAGTTGAAAGCAGCCTGTTTTCGCGCGGACGGGCATGTTCCGCACTTCCTAACCCAGATGAAGCTACGCCCATATACCCCGCGGGTTCAGGAGCTATCGGTCGTTATGATCTCTTTCTCTTCTACGTGCGGAGAGATGGCCCTCATGCGCTCGTTCAGACAGCTCCCGGCTGTTGTTTCGGGGGCAACGGGTTTGTGCCTCCCCGTCGGCCCGGCACGAGTCGAAAACATTATTGTCGTATTATTAATGAATGTCAAACGTGTTTGCGGTCTGTGCCTGACGCGCTGGCCGGGAAACGGAGACGTATTTCCGAGGAGAAACGTGCTGGTGCTGCGTCTTCAGGGGGGAGGCGGAGAAATGAGTGCGGCAGGGGGGGGCTTCCGCGAAACCTGATGCGGTGCAGCTCCCCCCGTCAATGCTTCAGCAACGGTGGTCTTGATTTGGCTTTTCGGCGGGAACAATGCTCAAACTGCCGTCCGGCTCTCTGCGGCTTTCAAAACCAAAACGGGCGTACAGGGGGATGTCGTCCTGTCGAATCCTGTTCAACCAGCGGGAAAAAAAGTGCTTGAGATTGTGGAGTTCGTTGTCCTTGCGCCCGCTACTCTGCTCGGCATGATGTATCACAACGCTTTCGGGAACAAAGAGGATGCGATGTCCCCTTTGGCCGGCCCGCAGGCAGAGATCTATATCCTCAAAACCATTGCGAAACCCCTCGTCGAAGCCTCCCAGTTCATGGAACAGGCCTTTTCTCATGGCCATGCAGGCGGCTGTTACCGCCTGCATCAGGCGGCGTTCTCGTACCGGAGCTGAGTCGCCCTGAAAGCCCGCAAAAATGTGATACCCCAACCCCCGCTCGTCAAAGGCGACTCCGGCGTGTTGACAACGACCATCGGGATAGAGGAGCCGCGCACCGCATATTTCAGCCTCGCCGTTGTCGATTGCCGCAACCAATTCGTCAAGCCACCCCTGTTCTGGCACGGTGTCATTGTTGAGAAACACCAGGATATCTCCTCGCGCGGCCCGCGCGCCCTGGTTGCACGCCACGGCAAATCCACGGTTTTCACGGTTGGTAATTACGGTGACCGATGTGCCAAGACTTGCCAGGTACTCCGGTGTCCAATCATGGGAACCGTTGTCGATCAAGACCAGTTCGTAGCTGGTTATGGGAGCGGAAGCCTTGATCGCTTCCACGCACATGCGTGTTAAATGAGCCTGGTTGTAAAGAGGAATAATAATGGATGCCTTCGGTGTGATCGGAGAATTGAGTGATGTGAGATGATGTGATTCTGTTTTATCAATGGTTTTGAGGGACTCTCCGGTTGAATCTATTTCTGGAGTCCCTGTCAATTCAATGAACGTGCTCAGCTGCGTTTTGAATGCATCCGGACTCTGTTGATACAAGGTGCAATCAACAATTTTGTCGTCAATGAGTAACCTTATGTCGCATCCGCAGCACGCTGCCTCATGTAACAGTATGGTTTCAGTATCGTATGAATAGAATGTTTTTGTTCTGTTGAGGAGCTCCGACAATTCTACATGTTGGGCTGCCCATTGACGCGTTATTTCCAGGCAGTTTTTTGTAACCGGATGCTGTGTGTTCTTGCCATTGCCAACCCAAAAACAGTCGATACTGCGTTCATAACCCTTGTGGGTAAAGCAATCGTCGGTAATGGGGATGGTCAGAGTCACGCCATTGGAAGAGGGGGCAAGGCCGGGATAATAAGCAACGAGCAGTTCGTTGCGGTCGTATTCCTTGCTGCTGCCAGGCTTGCCGGGAGTATTGAATAGATACCTTACAACCCGTTTTGCATGTAAAGGGTTCCCGGGAACAGCTTCCGGATAAACGACGATATCATCATTTTCGATTCTGCAAGGAGCGGCAAGGTCGAGAATCATCGCCTCTTTGCCGGACCTGATAAGCCATTTCCGTAGTTCGTGCAGCGCAACTATCCAGGCCGAGTCGTGATCGTATGCAGGCGAAACTATAATATATCTCATGCAAGCTCCATACAAACTACGTCAATGGCGCGAGAGCGGATTTCGACCAGAAGGGTTGGCATGGCCCGGCTAGATGTTCATGTTCATCACGCTTCTCACTTCGTCCAGGGTCTCGATGGCCACTGCCCGGGCTCCCTCTATCCCCTTTCGCAGCACGCCACGCACGAAGCCCAGATCGGTTTCCAGCTCCCGTCGCTTCTCCCGGATCGGACGGAGATAGTCGTTGAGCGCCTCGGTCACGAATAATTTCAGTTTGCCCGACCCGCCATCGCCGATGCCTTCGGCAATGCTCTCCGGATCCCGGTCGGTGGAGAGGGAGGCCAGGAGAATCAGGTTAGAAACCTCGGGGCGGTTCACAGGATCGTAGCTGATGCGCCGCTCCGAGTCGGTCTTGGCTTTTTTGATCAGCGCGGCGGTCTCCTCGGCGGTCGCGCTCAGCATGATGGCATTGTTGCGGCTTTTGCTCATCTTCTGGGAACCGTCCAGCCCCAGGATCAGGGGCGCCTGGCTGAGCAACGGTTGCGGCTCCGGAAACACCTGCTTCCCCTGACCGAACTTTTCATTGAACCGGCGGGCGATGGTGCGGGTGATTTCCAGGTGCGGCAGCTGGTCTTTTCCCACCGGAACCACGTTTCCCTTGCAAAACAGTATGTCCGCGGCCTGGTGAATCGGATAGGTGTACATACCCGCGTTGATGCGCTTGAGTCCGGCAGACTGGATCTCTTCCTTGACCGTCGGATTGCGGTCCAGTTCCGACAGGGTAACCAGGGTCAGAAAGGGGAGCAGGAGTTGGTTGAGTTCCGGCACGTGACTGTGGGGAAAGATGTCGGTGTCTTCCCCGATAGGGTCGATACCCACGGAAAGGTAGTCGATCGCCAGTTGCAGCGTGTTCTCCGCGATGGAGTCGAAGTGGTCCCGATCCGTCAGGACCTGGTAGTCCGCTATCACGATGAAGGTCGGCACGCCCAGGGACTGGAGTCTGATCCGGTTCTGGAGCGAACCGAACAGGTGGCCGACATGCAGCCGCCCGGTCGGCCGGTCGCCGGTCAGGACACGGAATTTCTTGGGGGTCTGCTCAAGCTCCGCCGCCAGTTGTTTGCTTCGTTTCAGTGTGGCCTCGAATGATCCTTCATGCATGTCGCTCATAATCCCCTGTTCTTATCTGATGATTTCACCTAATGGCTGGAAGGCCGGGCTCGCGCAGATGGCGTGTTGCGGTTGCGCGGATCCGGTTTTTCTGTCTCTCTTGCGGGTCGCGTTTCGCCCGGTCAGGCAACGGCGGCCCGGTATTATTGCCCTATTGTTGGCGCTTGTCAAAGGAGTTGAGCTGGCGCACCGCGCTGCCTCCCTCCCGGTGGCCGGATCGAGAGAAAATCGCGAGCAACGGAGCTATGGATGGGGATGGGGATGGGGGCGCCGACACTGATGCGTGCCGTGGGGGTTTGAGAAAAAAAGCCCGCAGGGGCCGGGGGGCGGCCCCTGCGGGAAAGATGGCACGATCGCATCTCATGAAAACTCGATATCGTGCCAGGGAGGACTGTCAGAAGTTCCAGAATTCGTCGATCTCCTCGTCGCTGAAGTCCCACACCAGGTTGTGGGGCGGGACCGGATCGAGGCTGAAGAACTCGGGAAGACGGTCGTGGGCATTGTTGAAACCGGCCTTGATGTTGAACTCGTGTTCGGTCTTGAGAACGTACTTGCCCAGCTCAACCACGTCGTCGCCGCTCAGGGAGAGGCCGAAGCGGGCGTTGATCATGTCAATCAGGGCCGGCAGGCACTCGGGGGTGTCCAGGGCCGGGAAGGCGATGAAGATGCACATGCCGGTGGAGTCCACCGCGGCGGTGGCTATCTGCAGGTTGCGGGACAGTTCCACCTGGCCATCCTTCTTCAGCGGGTCCACGTAGCCGCCCACGTTGAGGATGTTGGTGGCGATGGTGTAGCCCGAGGTGTGGTCCGCTCCCATGGTGGTGGTGGCGTAGGTGATGCCGATCCCCTTGACCGTGCGCGGGTCGTAGGCGGGAATGCCCTGGTTCTTGACCACCGGTACGCGCGTCAGGCCGTAGGCATTGCCCACGGAGCCGGCGCCGCCACCCAGGATGCGGCCCAGGGGGGTTCCTTTGCCGATCTCATCCTCCAGCAGGCGCAGGCAGCCTTTGCTGTCGCCGAAGGGGATGATGCCCGCCTCCATGGCCACGGAGAGGATCACCACCCCTTCGATGGAGTCGATGCCGATGTCGTCCATCAGGCTGTCGGCCTTGGCGATGTCGTCCAGGTTGTTGGTGCAGCAGTTGGCACCCATGCCCCAGACGGTTTCGTACTCGAAGCCGGAGGTGAGGTAGTTGCCCTCCTTGTCGTTATACACCTGGGAGCACTGGATGATGCAGCCGGCATGGCAGCCGTGCTTGGGCCGGCCACCGCGGGCGACGATGGTGTCGTGCATGGTCTCGCCGGAGATCATGTCGTGATCCTCGAACTGGCCGTAGCGGAAGTTCCTGGTGGGCAGGCCACCCGCCTCGTTGAGGATGTTCACCAGCACGTTGGTGCCGTAGGTGGGCAGGGCCTGGCCGCTGACCGGGTGGTCCAGCAGGGCCTTGGCGAAGACGCGGGCGGCTGTCTTGAACTTGTCCGGTTCGGCGATCTTCACGGGCGAGGCGCCGTCGCCGTTGATGGAGATGAATTTGATCTTCTTGGAGCCCATGACCGCGCCCAGGCCGCCGCGTCCGTGGCTGCGGATCTTGCTGTCCGGGTCCTTGACCGAGATGTTGGCCGAGGCCATGCGGAACTCACCGGCGGTGCCGATGGTCAGGATGCCGGTCTTCTTGCCAAGGCGCGCCTCCAGGGCTTCGATGACGGCGAAGTTGTTCTTGCCGATCAGTTCGGTCTCTTCATTGATGGTCACGCCTTCCTTGTCGATGTGCAGGCTGTACCAGGTGTTCTCTTTGGTGGGGATCCCTTCGATGATCATTGCCTTGATGCCCAGCCTGGAGAGCAGTTGGGCGGCTGTCCCACCGGCGTTACTCTCCTTGATGGTGTAGGTGAGGGGGCTCTTGGCGCCGGCGGAGAGGCGACCGGAGTTGGCGGCCGGAGTTCCGGATAGCAGGCCGGGAGCGAATACCAGTTTGTTGTTCGGGCCCAGGGGGTGGCAGGTGGGGGGGACTTCGGCTGCCACGATGGTGGAGGTCAGGGCGCGCCCGCCATAGGCTGCCCAGGCTTCCGGCACCGCCTCGGTCTTCATGGTCAGGTCGGTCATGTTTACGCGTACAATCTTGTCCATCTTGTTTTCTCCCTTTTGGTGTGGTTTGTCCTGCTGCTGTCATCTCCTTTCCAAAAGGGAGGCTCGGGCGTTTCCGCCAGAACCCGTTGGCCTGCCGCCATGGGGGTGTCCCGGTAGGAGGGCAGGCTCGGAGACAGATTGCTCCGTGTCGAGCAAGCTGGTTTTCTGCAAGCCATAAGCGTGCCAAGACGACAGAAAT
Protein-coding regions in this window:
- a CDS encoding glycosyltransferase family 2 protein; this translates as MRYIIVSPAYDHDSAWIVALHELRKWLIRSGKEAMILDLAAPCRIENDDIVVYPEAVPGNPLHAKRVVRYLFNTPGKPGSSKEYDRNELLVAYYPGLAPSSNGVTLTIPITDDCFTHKGYERSIDCFWVGNGKNTQHPVTKNCLEITRQWAAQHVELSELLNRTKTFYSYDTETILLHEAACCGCDIRLLIDDKIVDCTLYQQSPDAFKTQLSTFIELTGTPEIDSTGESLKTIDKTESHHLTSLNSPITPKASIIIPLYNQAHLTRMCVEAIKASAPITSYELVLIDNGSHDWTPEYLASLGTSVTVITNRENRGFAVACNQGARAARGDILVFLNNDTVPEQGWLDELVAAIDNGEAEICGARLLYPDGRCQHAGVAFDERGLGYHIFAGFQGDSAPVRERRLMQAVTAACMAMRKGLFHELGGFDEGFRNGFEDIDLCLRAGQRGHRILFVPESVVIHHAEQSSGRKDNELHNLKHFFSRWLNRIRQDDIPLYARFGFESRREPDGSLSIVPAEKPNQDHRC
- a CDS encoding SH3 domain-containing protein codes for the protein MEHSDFIDLSNVSPQSTFLESHPKKTPATSSLYSTRFTTRNADGSENHTLVGAHLTLAKGDPNGLWEALHIDRGTQRLDPKNPKMATRSLLISCDTLEVHGEFSLPEADVAIFARRVIWATPDAAINTSPLPWAVDKAKNAERSTSSNGENGAHGRNAGSFRVFAAMIEPDNDSRPRLIALGGQGQDPGAGLDGEAGKDMASYSSVPFKISDSGISTSKATVSFDPVAVFIDYEWRWALSQVASGKLGEDSFPTNGSDALAPGIPGNGGNGGGLCTNQANLATRFTTAGGKAGAKERDYRGGRAGIPTSCAKYKVKLWENLFGTDNASTEKNSTATNTTKQGANASAAAAARLTGESPQTEISAAPNAWLHPLGVQKALEYIRDLFLAGEREEAERLLAVYEEALGSPMPRNLAWNDDSLAYWNSAQSEVASMQQRLRGHLDYFGNAAGYTPLLSLQGSIKLYEEETRRALRTLLLVSWIGAREREAKETAHALGEAVVTLNDDTKGAADLVVTSETRISETTKRMDSLEQELNSLGNQLETLRNNLLSKAQNNLQMQAQIKFSIRIAAAICQVIPVGQPVLGTIGSLAGVASDFVGGDESKAPDTISKMADVLTKAREAAKKAKDAGAKAGKEKGEAPAKDAKGAKEKSSAWAKVGDGLGPALSQVSQAVKALQVPKSEVEAELQRLESESTEWNDMVKKIRALNTRKADLLGDLQDAFQSLGEGYGRISSNSAAIFSMQQERAREIGKLDPAADGFVRQMGQRSRMTLLRYLYLMVRSYETTVLKPIDVDWKLCEVTDKINDLVKPEAGFDAASLNQQVEALAPLYQKNIDTVRTSLLQDFCFNEKTITLQMGLSQDQTPEILNALNADGEIMLDPLRFGLVLPDCQLSRLNGISLTALEFDPSAPHLPETHNVVISLQPARSGTIRKGENLYSVYSDEPLSWSWTKMATGEIQASAPSVASQDILNLVLGSGAEKIKQKIAMPPLWSDLRLRLLYSPNLPPGKKPRVSRLFFRFFCDVSPAPDYQCVLNVQSQGTTGGAVIDCSPTDMAARGNGCAGMVRIYSQGSQVSLAVPPHAAGSVFEAWDLLGQKINLVGDRRTEVSFKLDNHVLALCNWRMAAAEAPPVVLMTMLAPAEMAELAESHGDENVCCELKRVLAAEPEARDIVIRAEPSDDAQILGLTPSLNAAELLEQDEEGWTLVNYRGIVGWVNG
- the trpS gene encoding tryptophan--tRNA ligase — protein: MHEGSFEATLKRSKQLAAELEQTPKKFRVLTGDRPTGRLHVGHLFGSLQNRIRLQSLGVPTFIVIADYQVLTDRDHFDSIAENTLQLAIDYLSVGIDPIGEDTDIFPHSHVPELNQLLLPFLTLVTLSELDRNPTVKEEIQSAGLKRINAGMYTYPIHQAADILFCKGNVVPVGKDQLPHLEITRTIARRFNEKFGQGKQVFPEPQPLLSQAPLILGLDGSQKMSKSRNNAIMLSATAEETAALIKKAKTDSERRISYDPVNRPEVSNLILLASLSTDRDPESIAEGIGDGGSGKLKLFVTEALNDYLRPIREKRRELETDLGFVRGVLRKGIEGARAVAIETLDEVRSVMNMNI
- a CDS encoding aldehyde ferredoxin oxidoreductase family protein — encoded protein: MDKIVRVNMTDLTMKTEAVPEAWAAYGGRALTSTIVAAEVPPTCHPLGPNNKLVFAPGLLSGTPAANSGRLSAGAKSPLTYTIKESNAGGTAAQLLSRLGIKAMIIEGIPTKENTWYSLHIDKEGVTINEETELIGKNNFAVIEALEARLGKKTGILTIGTAGEFRMASANISVKDPDSKIRSHGRGGLGAVMGSKKIKFISINGDGASPVKIAEPDKFKTAARVFAKALLDHPVSGQALPTYGTNVLVNILNEAGGLPTRNFRYGQFEDHDMISGETMHDTIVARGGRPKHGCHAGCIIQCSQVYNDKEGNYLTSGFEYETVWGMGANCCTNNLDDIAKADSLMDDIGIDSIEGVVILSVAMEAGIIPFGDSKGCLRLLEDEIGKGTPLGRILGGGAGSVGNAYGLTRVPVVKNQGIPAYDPRTVKGIGITYATTTMGADHTSGYTIATNILNVGGYVDPLKKDGQVELSRNLQIATAAVDSTGMCIFIAFPALDTPECLPALIDMINARFGLSLSGDDVVELGKYVLKTEHEFNIKAGFNNAHDRLPEFFSLDPVPPHNLVWDFSDEEIDEFWNF